One region of Neisseria mucosa genomic DNA includes:
- a CDS encoding lytic murein transglycosylase encodes MNAQRIFSLSLSLIAAAILSACASENDTTSSKEPGSSLTEPASIPARRAEGESKVLSDYGQYQGALDAAKRGDDMWVQQFLAQAGDSAMAENVRNEWLKSLGARGQWDVFRQENKKLNAAGRVQEVQCYAELSSGSYNMAAELVRVTNKLPAGCTRLIESAASAGRLNSNDAWRRVRGLLSNSQTSDARSLAAALGSPFEGGSQGAREYSLLNVIGKDARKSSSAASTLSGMESGLSREQSSFAWGVLGLYQAQNQNMQTALSYYNRVSDRKQLTDEQFEWYARAALRLQRWNELSGIIQQMPDNLQKDPTWQYWLGRSYAAQGNQSRAKEMYEKAAASGRNFYAVLAGEELGRRINTKNNVSDADKKDVRRMADDGAIKRALVLFKNSQSSNDAKMRRQAQAEWRFATRDFNEDNLLTAAQVAFENQFYDMAINSADRTERKLNYNLRYLSPFKETAVRYASQAGIDPAWVYGLIRQESRFVMGAQSSVGAQGLMQVMPATAREIAGKIGMSSSELYTMDGNIRMGTWYMADAKRRLQNNEVMATAGYNAGPGRARNWQASTPLEGAIYAETIPFTETRDYVKKVMTNATFYASLFNEPQTSLKQRMGTVPGRY; translated from the coding sequence ATGAACGCACAACGCATATTTTCCCTCTCACTCAGCCTGATTGCCGCCGCGATTTTGTCGGCGTGTGCCTCCGAAAACGACACGACTTCATCCAAAGAGCCTGGCTCTTCCCTGACCGAACCCGCTTCCATCCCCGCCCGCCGCGCCGAAGGCGAATCCAAAGTATTGTCCGATTACGGTCAATATCAAGGCGCGCTGGACGCTGCCAAACGCGGCGACGATATGTGGGTGCAACAATTCTTGGCGCAAGCGGGCGACAGCGCGATGGCTGAAAACGTCCGCAACGAATGGCTCAAAAGCCTCGGCGCGCGCGGACAATGGGATGTGTTCCGCCAAGAAAACAAAAAGCTGAATGCGGCGGGCCGGGTGCAGGAAGTGCAATGTTATGCCGAGCTGAGCAGCGGCAGCTACAACATGGCGGCAGAACTTGTGCGCGTTACGAACAAGCTGCCTGCGGGTTGTACCCGTTTGATCGAAAGCGCGGCATCGGCAGGTCGTCTGAACAGCAACGACGCATGGCGTCGCGTACGCGGATTGTTGAGCAACAGCCAAACCAGCGACGCACGCAGCTTGGCAGCCGCCTTAGGCAGCCCGTTTGAAGGCGGCTCGCAAGGTGCGCGCGAATACAGCCTTTTGAACGTCATCGGCAAAGACGCGCGCAAATCCTCCTCCGCAGCCTCTACCCTGTCCGGCATGGAATCCGGCTTAAGCCGAGAACAAAGCAGCTTCGCATGGGGCGTATTGGGACTCTACCAAGCGCAAAATCAAAACATGCAGACCGCGTTGAGCTACTACAACCGCGTTTCCGACCGCAAACAATTGACCGACGAGCAGTTTGAATGGTACGCCCGCGCCGCCCTGCGTCTGCAACGCTGGAACGAATTGTCCGGCATCATCCAACAAATGCCCGACAACCTGCAAAAAGACCCGACTTGGCAATACTGGCTGGGCCGCAGCTACGCAGCACAAGGCAACCAAAGCCGTGCTAAAGAAATGTACGAAAAAGCCGCCGCAAGCGGACGTAATTTCTACGCCGTCTTAGCAGGTGAAGAACTCGGCCGCCGCATCAATACCAAAAACAACGTTTCCGACGCCGATAAAAAAGACGTCCGCCGCATGGCAGACGACGGCGCCATCAAACGCGCGCTGGTTCTGTTTAAAAACAGCCAAAGCAGCAACGATGCCAAAATGCGCCGTCAAGCACAGGCAGAATGGCGTTTTGCCACCCGCGACTTCAACGAGGACAACCTCCTGACTGCCGCGCAAGTCGCCTTTGAAAACCAGTTCTACGATATGGCGATCAACAGCGCCGACCGGACCGAGCGCAAACTCAACTACAACCTGCGCTACCTCTCTCCGTTTAAAGAGACTGCCGTCCGCTACGCCTCGCAAGCAGGCATTGATCCCGCTTGGGTTTACGGCCTGATCCGTCAAGAAAGCCGCTTTGTCATGGGCGCGCAATCCAGCGTCGGCGCGCAAGGCCTGATGCAGGTTATGCCCGCCACCGCCCGCGAAATCGCCGGCAAAATCGGCATGAGCAGCAGCGAACTCTACACCATGGACGGCAACATCCGCATGGGTACATGGTACATGGCAGATGCCAAACGCCGCCTGCAAAACAACGAAGTGATGGCAACCGCAGGCTACAACGCCGGCCCCGGCCGCGCCCGCAACTGGCAGGCTTCTACGCCTCTGGAAGGCGCGATTTACGCCGAAACCATCCCCTTCACCGAAACGCGCGACTACGTCAAAAAAGTCATGACCAATGCGACCTTCTACGCATCCCTGTTCAACGAACCGCAAACCTCGCTGAAACAGCGTATGGGAACCGTTCCGGGCCGTTATTGA
- a CDS encoding pseudouridine synthase codes for MNDLIVLNKPYGVICQFSAHEKYGCLKDYVALPDFYPAGRLDTDSEGLLLLTNDGRLQARIADPKFKLEKTYWAQVEGSPDEAKLDMLRRGVDLGDFVTRPAKVRVLEAGEADVLWPRVPPIRVRKSVPDFWVEIRISEGKNRQVRRMTAKAGFPCLRLVRVAIGRLNLFDLGLALGQWTFAPHKP; via the coding sequence ATGAATGATTTAATCGTATTGAACAAGCCTTATGGCGTGATTTGCCAGTTTTCGGCGCATGAAAAGTATGGGTGTTTGAAAGATTATGTGGCTCTGCCGGACTTTTATCCGGCGGGACGTTTGGATACGGACAGCGAGGGTTTGCTGCTGCTGACGAACGACGGGCGTTTGCAGGCGCGGATTGCGGATCCTAAGTTTAAGCTGGAGAAAACTTATTGGGCGCAGGTGGAAGGTTCGCCCGACGAAGCGAAGCTGGATATGCTGCGGCGCGGGGTGGATTTGGGGGATTTTGTCACGCGTCCGGCAAAGGTCCGCGTGTTGGAAGCGGGCGAAGCGGATGTTTTATGGCCGCGCGTGCCGCCTATCCGCGTGCGCAAATCCGTGCCTGATTTTTGGGTGGAAATTCGGATTTCGGAAGGGAAAAACCGGCAGGTCAGACGGATGACGGCTAAGGCGGGCTTTCCGTGCCTGCGTTTGGTCAGGGTGGCGATAGGTCGTCTGAATCTATTCGATTTGGGCTTGGCGCTTGGGCAATGGACGTTTGCGCCGCATAAGCCTTGA
- a CDS encoding DUF4198 domain-containing protein: protein MKKTALFIASALLFSTTAQAHRVWVETAHTHGGEYLQAELGYGEFPELEPIAKDRLHIFSKPMQLITEKGKENLIQKGTYNYQYRSKLPVKDGSYLVTAEYQPTFWSKNSAGWKQASINEMPDASYCEQTRMFGKNIVNVGHESADTAVITKQVGQHLEIVPLDNPANVHVGERFKVRVLFNGEPLPNATVTATFDGFDTSDRSKTHKTEAQAFSDTTDDKGEVSIIPLRQGFWKASVEHKADFPDQSVCQKQANYTTLTFQIGHTHH, encoded by the coding sequence ATGAAAAAAACCGCATTGTTCATCGCATCCGCACTCCTGTTCAGCACAACCGCCCAAGCACACCGCGTCTGGGTCGAAACCGCCCATACGCACGGCGGCGAATACCTGCAAGCCGAATTGGGCTATGGCGAGTTCCCCGAACTCGAACCCATCGCCAAAGACCGCCTGCACATTTTCAGCAAGCCCATGCAGCTGATTACCGAAAAAGGCAAAGAAAATCTGATTCAAAAAGGGACGTACAACTACCAATACCGCAGCAAACTCCCTGTCAAAGACGGCAGCTACCTCGTTACCGCCGAATACCAGCCGACTTTCTGGTCTAAAAACAGCGCAGGCTGGAAACAAGCGAGCATCAACGAAATGCCTGACGCCAGCTATTGCGAACAAACCCGAATGTTCGGTAAAAACATCGTCAACGTCGGCCACGAAAGCGCAGACACCGCCGTCATCACCAAGCAAGTCGGACAACATCTGGAAATCGTTCCGCTGGACAACCCCGCCAACGTCCACGTCGGCGAACGCTTCAAAGTCCGCGTCCTTTTCAACGGCGAGCCGCTACCGAACGCCACCGTTACCGCCACATTTGACGGCTTCGACACCAGCGACCGCAGCAAAACCCACAAAACCGAAGCCCAAGCCTTCTCCGATACTACGGACGACAAAGGCGAAGTCAGCATCATCCCCCTGCGTCAAGGCTTCTGGAAAGCCAGCGTAGAACACAAAGCCGATTTCCCCGATCAAAGCGTGTGCCAAAAACAGGCGAACTACACCACCCTGACCTTCCAAATCGGTCATACGCATCATTAA
- a CDS encoding carboxylase: MGSPNVSGRNLIGYNITILFITKRFHEKRSSENRISVFRRPFA; this comes from the coding sequence ATGGGTTCTCCAAATGTATCGGGTAGAAATTTGATTGGTTATAATATAACAATTTTATTTATAACGAAACGGTTTCATGAAAAAAGGTCGTCTGAAAACAGGATTTCTGTTTTCAGACGACCTTTCGCTTAG